One part of the Halopenitus persicus genome encodes these proteins:
- a CDS encoding DUF7262 family protein, whose protein sequence is MDSGAPDDAAARVALDGATEGSTPPSRGQLSLSAVEAAIGVAFVLALATAFTVVPPDPGTGAADLDAYATDVATVLGNEGGAVLGDEAGAMFGDEAGTEDDGDGNATGAPLPAAIATPETFAAEREAIDARTDALVPDRLRYHVRTPHGDVGTEPPSGATVGRAALHTRNGRVVVAVWR, encoded by the coding sequence ATGGATAGCGGCGCACCCGACGATGCCGCCGCCCGCGTCGCGCTCGACGGGGCCACGGAGGGGTCCACCCCGCCGTCTCGCGGCCAGCTCTCGCTGTCGGCCGTCGAGGCGGCCATCGGCGTGGCGTTCGTGCTGGCGCTCGCGACCGCGTTCACCGTTGTGCCGCCGGATCCTGGCACCGGGGCCGCGGACCTCGACGCCTACGCGACCGACGTCGCGACGGTGCTCGGGAACGAGGGCGGGGCAGTGCTCGGCGATGAGGCCGGGGCGATGTTCGGTGATGAGGCCGGGACGGAGGACGACGGCGACGGGAACGCGACCGGAGCGCCGCTTCCCGCGGCGATCGCGACCCCGGAGACCTTCGCGGCCGAGCGCGAGGCGATCGACGCCCGCACCGACGCGCTCGTCCCCGACCGGCTCCGGTATCACGTGAGGACTCCCCACGGCGACGTCGGGACCGAACCGCCGTCCGGGGCGACCGTGGGCCGGGCGGCGCTGCACACGCGAAACGGACGAGTCGTCGTGGCGGTGTGGCGGTGA
- a CDS encoding DUF7261 family protein: protein MTRTGTRAGAGRDRGQLVLLAAVTLALALVPLALAYLQLGYAGDVAREPAVETAGPAGFPGGADAAVLEAVDRTATIRIGDVAGAYGWSDRRAAVSAYHDGLEGDLDAVEGATIRDGTVIAVTAAPSVAAARSAASCPAGPNRVFGGCEADRGVVVQDRAGTTTVVAVALKVDIRRASGTTTATVVVVP from the coding sequence GTGACCCGAACCGGAACGCGAGCCGGCGCCGGTCGCGACCGCGGCCAGCTCGTCCTGCTCGCGGCGGTCACGCTCGCGCTGGCGCTCGTGCCGCTCGCGCTCGCGTACCTGCAGCTCGGGTACGCGGGCGACGTGGCCCGGGAGCCGGCGGTTGAAACGGCCGGGCCGGCTGGATTCCCTGGCGGAGCCGACGCCGCGGTTCTCGAAGCAGTCGACCGAACGGCGACGATTCGGATCGGTGACGTCGCCGGCGCGTACGGATGGAGCGATCGCCGGGCGGCGGTGTCGGCGTATCACGACGGCCTCGAGGGGGACCTCGACGCGGTTGAGGGGGCGACGATCCGCGACGGAACGGTGATCGCGGTCACGGCGGCACCCTCGGTCGCAGCGGCCCGGAGCGCGGCGTCGTGTCCCGCCGGTCCGAACCGCGTCTTCGGCGGCTGCGAGGCTGATCGCGGCGTCGTCGTGCAGGACCGCGCGGGAACGACGACGGTCGTCGCCGTCGCCCTCAAGGTCGACATCCGGCGGGCGAGCGGGACGACCACGGCCACGGTCGTCGTCGTGCCGTGA
- a CDS encoding helix-turn-helix transcriptional regulator — protein sequence MPSEDAHEDVRYLAGSPGRIEILRTIREEPLRPAAITRRVDSTRTTVQRVLAGFRERRWVVERDATYRLTATGERVCAAYEGLLDATARAREFAPFAANAEPIAAEMPAAAFEHGSLTVATAQDPLAPVDRLIDRFEETEGAAVRSVSPIVSRTFNEAAMELLGRGTSIRLVIDERVLETSAETFPEALTRAVDRCDVSVSVHPDPLGVGLFTDREGPRTCLMAYDDQNTPRALLECADESVHEWALTWFDRVRDRSRPLEGVIDDGAIEDDGAIEDDGAIEDDGAIEDDGDDGDGFDGDPNDG from the coding sequence ATGCCGAGCGAGGACGCGCACGAGGACGTCCGCTATCTGGCGGGGTCGCCGGGCCGGATCGAGATCCTCCGGACGATCCGCGAGGAGCCGCTGCGGCCGGCAGCCATCACTCGCCGCGTCGACTCGACGCGAACGACGGTCCAACGCGTGCTCGCGGGGTTTCGAGAGCGCCGCTGGGTGGTCGAACGGGACGCGACCTACCGGCTGACCGCGACCGGCGAGCGGGTGTGTGCCGCCTACGAGGGCCTCCTCGATGCGACCGCGCGGGCCCGCGAGTTCGCACCCTTCGCCGCCAACGCGGAGCCGATCGCCGCCGAGATGCCGGCTGCGGCCTTCGAACACGGGAGCCTAACCGTGGCGACCGCCCAGGATCCGCTCGCGCCGGTCGACCGCCTGATCGACCGGTTCGAGGAGACCGAGGGGGCCGCCGTCAGAAGCGTCTCGCCCATCGTCTCGCGGACGTTCAACGAGGCCGCGATGGAACTGCTCGGGCGGGGGACGAGCATCCGGCTGGTGATCGACGAGCGCGTCCTCGAAACCTCCGCCGAGACGTTCCCGGAGGCGCTGACGCGCGCGGTCGACCGCTGCGACGTCTCAGTGAGCGTTCATCCGGACCCGCTCGGGGTCGGACTGTTCACCGATCGCGAGGGGCCACGGACGTGTCTGATGGCCTACGACGACCAGAACACGCCACGAGCCCTGCTCGAGTGTGCCGACGAGTCGGTCCACGAGTGGGCGCTGACGTGGTTCGATCGCGTCCGGGATCGATCGCGGCCGCTCGAGGGCGTGATCGACGACGGCGCAATCGAGGACGACGGCGCAATCGAGGACGACGGCGCAATCGAGGACGACGGCGCAATCGAGGACGACGGCGACGACGGTGACGGATTCGACGGCGATCCGAACGACGGGTGA
- the mutL gene encoding DNA mismatch repair endonuclease MutL encodes MEEGERGTKPAGGPETASIRHLDERTVQRIAAGEVVERPASVVKELVENALDADADRISVSVTDGGTSRIRVRDDGVGIPPAQLPDAVAEHATSKIADIEDLDSGVGTLGFRGEALYTIGAVSRLTVRSRPRPDAHDPTASRDGEQPDVDLPPDAGAELTVEGGEVGDVRPAGCPVGTTVEVADLFFNTPARRKFLKTDATEFDHVNRVVTQYALANPDVAVSLEHDGRETFATQGNGDLESAVLAVYGRDVARSMIAVDDAVEDEAESERTEAVAGTPVERVHGLVSHPETTRANREYLSTFVNDRYVTASTLRNAVVDAYGGQLAPDRYPFAVLFVELPAGTVDVNVHPRKLEIRFDEPAAVRETVTSAVESALLDHGVIRSTAPRGRSAPAETTVSPGEDGSPDDEAVGGAGTRHEREAAANAANAADVNDHKLESGTKAGTETEAETKAETHTETEPETEMGSGTGPETDPETEADTTAISPTDEDAWSVSGLGESEAHPEPGSTTGGASVPPSPRRWQSDDGDRQDDGNRQDDGETGATTPTGSTDAATQSDAAGVAARDDATGVAARDDATGVATADDATDRASRPTPTATDQGTLPTAGDDATGAAEGVATHGGEGPDPGPIGGTTAVERTYDSLPPLRVLGQHRETYVVAESPDGLVLIDQHAADERVNYERLRALFADGAPAQALAEPVSIEVTAREAALFGEFLDDLAAIGFRAERAADPGRDDDREIVVSAVPAVFDSTLDPKLIRDVLGSLVDEASADDAPVRDVVDDLLADLACYPSVTGNTSLTEGSIVDLLAALDDCENPYACPHGRPVIIAFDDDEIADRFERDYPGHAGRRRE; translated from the coding sequence ATGGAGGAGGGCGAACGAGGGACGAAGCCCGCTGGCGGTCCGGAGACGGCGTCGATCCGGCACCTGGACGAACGAACCGTCCAGCGGATCGCCGCCGGCGAGGTCGTCGAACGGCCGGCGTCGGTGGTCAAGGAGCTCGTCGAGAACGCCCTGGACGCCGACGCGGACCGGATATCGGTGTCGGTCACGGACGGCGGCACGTCCCGGATCCGGGTGCGCGACGACGGCGTCGGCATCCCGCCGGCCCAATTGCCCGACGCCGTCGCGGAACACGCCACCTCGAAGATCGCCGACATCGAGGACCTCGATTCGGGGGTCGGGACGCTCGGCTTCCGCGGCGAGGCGCTGTACACGATCGGGGCGGTCTCCCGGCTGACCGTCAGATCGCGTCCCCGACCGGACGCACACGACCCGACCGCGTCTCGGGATGGGGAGCAACCCGACGTCGACCTCCCGCCGGACGCGGGCGCGGAGCTGACCGTCGAGGGCGGCGAGGTCGGGGACGTCCGGCCGGCCGGCTGTCCGGTCGGGACGACCGTCGAGGTGGCCGATCTGTTCTTCAACACGCCCGCCCGCCGGAAGTTCCTCAAGACCGACGCCACGGAGTTCGACCACGTCAACCGGGTCGTCACGCAGTACGCGCTCGCGAACCCCGACGTCGCGGTGTCGCTCGAGCACGACGGCCGCGAGACGTTCGCCACCCAGGGGAACGGCGACCTCGAGAGCGCGGTGCTCGCGGTCTACGGTCGCGACGTCGCCCGGTCGATGATCGCGGTCGACGACGCGGTCGAGGACGAGGCCGAGTCGGAACGAACGGAAGCCGTGGCCGGAACGCCGGTCGAGCGCGTACACGGGCTCGTCTCGCATCCCGAAACGACGCGGGCGAACCGGGAGTACCTCTCGACGTTCGTCAACGACCGATACGTGACCGCGAGCACGCTGCGGAACGCGGTCGTCGACGCCTACGGCGGCCAGCTCGCCCCGGACCGGTACCCCTTCGCCGTCCTGTTCGTCGAGCTGCCGGCCGGAACGGTGGACGTGAACGTTCACCCCCGAAAGCTTGAGATACGCTTTGATGAGCCGGCGGCGGTACGCGAGACGGTGACGTCGGCGGTCGAATCGGCACTGCTCGACCACGGCGTGATCCGGTCGACGGCGCCGCGCGGGCGGTCGGCGCCGGCGGAGACGACCGTTTCTCCGGGCGAGGACGGCAGCCCCGACGACGAAGCGGTCGGCGGTGCGGGGACGCGACACGAGCGCGAGGCAGCCGCGAACGCCGCGAATGCGGCCGATGTGAACGATCACAAACTCGAGAGCGGGACGAAAGCGGGAACGGAGACGGAAGCGGAAACGAAAGCAGAAACGCACACCGAAACGGAACCGGAGACCGAGATGGGATCCGGCACGGGACCCGAAACGGATCCGGAAACCGAGGCGGACACGACCGCGATCTCGCCGACGGACGAGGACGCCTGGTCCGTCTCCGGACTGGGCGAATCCGAAGCGCACCCGGAACCGGGGTCAACGACCGGCGGAGCGAGCGTACCGCCCTCGCCGAGACGGTGGCAGTCGGACGACGGCGACCGTCAGGACGACGGCAACCGCCAGGACGACGGCGAAACGGGGGCGACCACTCCGACGGGATCGACCGACGCGGCCACCCAAAGCGACGCGGCCGGCGTAGCCGCCAGGGACGACGCGACCGGCGTAGCCGCCAGGGACGACGCGACCGGCGTAGCCACCGCGGACGACGCGACGGACCGCGCTTCGAGACCGACCCCGACGGCGACCGATCAGGGCACGCTTCCGACCGCCGGAGACGACGCAACCGGAGCGGCCGAGGGGGTCGCGACGCACGGTGGCGAGGGTCCCGATCCCGGGCCGATCGGGGGAACGACCGCCGTCGAACGGACCTACGACTCGCTGCCGCCGCTCCGCGTGCTCGGACAGCACCGGGAGACGTACGTGGTCGCCGAATCCCCCGACGGGTTGGTGCTGATCGACCAGCACGCGGCCGACGAGCGAGTCAACTACGAGCGCCTCCGGGCGCTGTTCGCGGACGGCGCGCCCGCACAGGCGCTGGCCGAACCGGTGTCCATCGAGGTGACCGCACGGGAGGCGGCGCTGTTCGGGGAGTTCCTCGATGACCTGGCGGCCATCGGCTTCCGGGCCGAACGGGCCGCCGATCCCGGGCGGGACGACGATCGGGAGATCGTCGTCTCCGCCGTGCCGGCGGTCTTCGACTCGACGCTCGACCCGAAACTGATTCGGGACGTGCTCGGGTCGCTGGTCGACGAAGCGAGCGCGGACGACGCGCCCGTTCGCGACGTGGTCGACGACCTCCTGGCGGATCTGGCGTGTTACCCCTCCGTGACGGGCAACACGTCGTTGACCGAGGGGTCGATCGTCGACCTCTTGGCGGCGCTGGACGACTGCGAGAACCCCTACGCGTGTCCCCACGGCCGCCCGGTGATCATCGCGTTCGACGACGACGAGATCGCCGACCGGTTCGAGCGCGACTATCCCGGCCACGCGGGGCGACGGCGGGAGTAG
- a CDS encoding DUF7266 family protein, whose amino-acid sequence MGRKPPLRTHGTPTRSRTASTTRSRAVTPVAGKLLEIGIVVLFVATLSTALYGGVVPDYRSAVAEEVGDRTLTAAGHAITSAVPPDPRSSAVRSATTRRAVDLPETIRGESYRIRFADGALTLEHPDPAVGGRRRLAFPTEPAGTASTWRSDARTLVVVRRVETGLTVELVNR is encoded by the coding sequence ATGGGTCGTAAGCCGCCGCTCCGAACCCACGGAACGCCGACCCGATCCCGAACCGCGTCGACGACCCGGTCCCGTGCCGTGACGCCGGTCGCCGGCAAACTCCTGGAGATCGGCATCGTCGTGCTGTTCGTGGCCACGCTGTCGACCGCGCTCTACGGCGGCGTGGTTCCGGACTACCGGTCGGCGGTCGCGGAGGAGGTCGGCGACCGGACGCTGACCGCGGCCGGTCACGCGATCACGTCGGCCGTCCCGCCGGATCCGCGCTCGTCGGCGGTCCGCTCGGCGACGACCAGGCGGGCGGTCGACCTCCCGGAGACGATCCGGGGCGAATCATATCGGATCCGGTTCGCCGACGGGGCGCTCACGCTCGAGCACCCGGACCCGGCCGTCGGCGGCCGGCGGCGGCTTGCCTTCCCAACGGAGCCGGCGGGGACGGCAAGCACCTGGCGGAGCGACGCACGGACGCTCGTCGTGGTTCGTCGGGTGGAGACGGGGCTGACGGTGGAGTTGGTGAATCGATGA
- a CDS encoding DUF7263 family protein has translation MTVPRQRGIERGGPERARAQAAFPTLVVALVILTSATVLAVSVADEARTAAERDGVTRGAAVTLADVLVDPEGPTTRRRNVLDREATLALSAETVENAVPAVRGRAFRIRIAGDAVAELPVEERTILERGSVRGGERTSRIAVLAHSENRTHRVHVDGETTREASAAARTATVRIVSGNVTAVRVNDRVVLHRPDGIRGSATVDLPRGRAATVAFTGIGVVEVRIEHERRTPVVLRVTVDG, from the coding sequence ATGACCGTGCCGCGACAGCGTGGGATCGAGCGTGGCGGTCCCGAACGCGCTCGTGCCCAGGCTGCGTTTCCGACGCTCGTCGTCGCGCTCGTGATCCTGACCTCGGCGACCGTGCTCGCCGTCTCGGTCGCCGACGAGGCCCGAACGGCCGCGGAACGCGACGGCGTGACCCGCGGTGCTGCGGTCACGCTGGCCGACGTGCTCGTCGATCCGGAGGGACCGACGACGCGGCGCCGGAACGTTCTCGACCGGGAGGCGACGCTGGCGCTCTCGGCCGAGACGGTCGAGAACGCCGTCCCGGCGGTTCGTGGACGGGCGTTCCGGATCCGGATCGCGGGCGACGCGGTCGCGGAGCTGCCGGTCGAGGAACGGACGATCCTGGAGCGTGGGTCGGTCCGCGGGGGCGAACGCACGAGCCGGATCGCGGTCCTCGCGCACTCAGAAAACCGAACTCACCGTGTCCACGTTGACGGGGAGACTACGCGGGAGGCATCCGCCGCCGCACGAACCGCTACAGTCAGGATCGTCTCCGGGAACGTGACCGCGGTTCGGGTAAACGACCGGGTGGTGCTGCACCGGCCGGACGGGATCCGGGGTTCGGCGACGGTCGATCTTCCTCGAGGGCGAGCCGCGACCGTCGCGTTCACGGGGATCGGCGTGGTCGAGGTACGGATCGAGCACGAGCGACGAACGCCGGTGGTCCTCAGGGTGACCGTCGATGGATAG
- a CDS encoding DUF7289 family protein: MSPDARDPVTPRSGPTTDGKPPTDGVRATGRGQSTVVGVTLLIAITVTSLGLITAGAGVVIEEHARAIGMETTTADLTDAIDATARGGRTTASVRLSGGRIDTIDRTVRVHDGDGWQSLEANGIRYVPNSGNQRVVSVAGLVVREYGDGAIAVRDPALLVGEDAFVATIPVIRGGGAVGAGSRTAGRADGRAVDGTIDASGGTARLRMVVDHDERDLGTGPVRIAIETSTPAAVERAIRRTGDRAAANDPEADPSLSIDRRRFAGDDYGSVVVTVDGDREGYLLVRTIDLDLEVTNGS; encoded by the coding sequence GTGAGCCCGGATGCACGGGATCCCGTGACGCCACGTTCGGGGCCGACCACCGACGGGAAACCGCCGACCGACGGCGTCCGAGCGACTGGCCGCGGCCAATCGACGGTCGTCGGAGTGACGCTCCTCATCGCGATCACGGTCACGAGCCTGGGGTTGATCACGGCCGGTGCGGGCGTCGTCATCGAGGAGCACGCGCGGGCGATCGGGATGGAAACGACGACCGCCGACCTGACCGACGCGATCGACGCGACCGCCCGCGGCGGCCGGACGACGGCATCGGTCCGACTGTCCGGCGGTCGCATCGACACGATCGACCGAACCGTCCGGGTACACGACGGCGACGGCTGGCAGTCCCTCGAGGCGAACGGGATCCGCTACGTCCCGAACTCGGGGAACCAGCGCGTCGTGAGCGTCGCCGGGCTCGTCGTCCGGGAGTACGGCGACGGCGCGATCGCCGTCCGGGATCCGGCGCTCCTCGTCGGCGAGGACGCGTTCGTGGCTACGATCCCCGTGATCCGGGGCGGCGGGGCGGTCGGTGCGGGTAGCCGGACGGCCGGCAGGGCGGACGGCAGGGCAGTCGACGGAACGATCGACGCGTCGGGCGGGACTGCTCGCCTTCGGATGGTGGTCGATCACGACGAGCGGGACCTGGGAACCGGACCCGTCCGGATCGCCATCGAGACGTCGACCCCGGCCGCAGTCGAACGGGCGATCCGGCGGACTGGCGACCGGGCCGCCGCAAACGATCCCGAGGCGGATCCCTCGCTGTCGATCGACCGACGACGGTTCGCCGGCGACGACTACGGGAGCGTGGTCGTGACGGTCGACGGCGATCGGGAGGGGTACCTTCTGGTCCGCACCATCGATCTGGATCTGGAGGTGACGAATGGGTCGTAA